The Toxorhynchites rutilus septentrionalis strain SRP unplaced genomic scaffold, ASM2978413v1 HiC_scaffold_455, whole genome shotgun sequence nucleotide sequence TACGCACTGTACTCATAGTGTGGGAACTATTTTATTGGTTTCGACTAGAGGAAATAGTTTTTTGTTCCATCGGGTCGCCAATAATGCGAACTTTGTTTTGCTGAGGAATTTTCCCCCAAGTAATTTCGCGCGCTAGCACTATCCGATTGCGTGCTACATCGACATTGTATTGATACAGGACTTACATGACGCGCAAATGAGTCGTTGAAAATCTGCGATAAGGTGGAGAGTTTCCCAACAGAcactgtttatgttttcattatgaAAGGGTTGAACTCATTCTGAACACAAGGCGCGTTTATTGAAACTTGTTGACAAACCACTGAACGGGGGAACTACAGTTTCTCTGAAAAGTTTCAGTCACGTTTGGCTTAAGAGTAATGCAGATGAATGCCAGTTACTCATACCTTTACGATATCTAAATCTAATTCACTTTGTTTCTCTGTCCTCTTTATTTGATTTATTCACCAACGAACCAAGTTAATATCCAACAGAACCTGTATTTTATCAGTGGGAATTTCCCAGATCAATTGTTTGTTTCAGTTTGGTCACTTAAAAAGAATTCCCGCCTCTCATTCAAATGGATGACTTTCATCATCACTAATTCTTTCCTTACTGCGGTTATTAAATATTTCATCTTAATCACGTTTTATTGCTAGTTACAATATGACGCGTTTGACAGTTTTTATGAGTTATCTTTGGTTCACTTGAAGTCACGTAATAACGGATAATAATCATGTGATGTTCTTAAAAAACTTTCGCCACCTACTGGACAGACTTCGGAACGCTGAAGTTCCGGTACTGCTCGATACCGACACCGTCGAACCGTGTCCCACTGAGGCATGAGAACCCGCGCTAGTATTGGCACTCGTTGAAATCGATCCGCTGTGGCTAGTTGAATTGAGATTACAGAAAAGAGATTACGAGGAATTTTTGCAGGATCACATTGGAGTCTCACCTCACAGCGATCGGTTTATTGGCCACTGAGGTGGCCACCGATGTTGAGTGAGAGATTGACACCGGAGGAATTATGGATCCACCGCCACCGCCAGTAATTACTCCTATGATTCCTGGCAGCACCTGACCTATGAACGCGGGTATTACTGTCTCTGCACTGAaatgtaatgaaaaattatGGAACAACAAATATCACATATTCGACATTTGAACAACAGTACCCGGGAAACGTTTTGGTCTGTTTGGCACATTCGATCCTTCCATAATAAGCAATTCCAAAGACAGCGAAAAGTCTCACGATTCGCATTTTGATCACAAACAATAAACTAGAACAAAAAATCACTTCATTTACGTGAGTCAAAAATTCCTCAGCAGCGCAACGATTCGCTGTGAAGTCGTTTGGTCGAATGATTCAAGTGGATTTTCAAATCTCTGCAAAATGATAGCACCGGTTCAACGGAAACACTAATGCGTTTAAATTGTCCCGCCCGGTGGGAGCATTCATATGTCTTAATTACACTGGCCAGCCTTTTATGAATGGTCACGTTGATCgcaaattggaaccattccaaggTTAATGATTGGCCGTTTGCAGTGCTTCGAATGTGACGCTAACGTATCACGAGGGTGAAAAGATACGTTGATTTGTGTAAAACATTTTAATAAGTGTGATATGACAACATTCTGAATGGTttgaaatattaggttggggaaaaaataatccattgtttttgggtgaaattcaaaactatttttgatatgcttcggattgtccgaatTGGGTGTCAAATATGCAtcattttgttgtaaaatttgatgccattctaaaggtagtttCCTAAAGTATgtatcatagaagtcttggtccttttTGGCGAACacctctagcaatagatttttgtagtcttctcttgatcccagtttcttatcactctggaaattatACAATGCGAGAAAGAGGTAATAATCGCTCTCGAAATTGTgtagccttgcgttgtcctgatggaacacaacgcctcttctgttggccagttctgtacgtttctggtcaatcgctagcttcaaacggtccatttattgacagtagagatctgaatttattATATTGCTTtaaaagaaatttttcaaaaccGAGAAAATAGtgcataactttttccccaacctaatattttattCTAAGTGATGGCATTGGAAGTTGCACATTTTTCCTAATCAGGtaattaattcaaaaactaaGGGTAGGTTGTATCTGTGATAaaaccgcaaggttaacgtaaCTCTTCCGTTGATTTAGTAATCATTTTTTctgaatgaataattattttttcaaaatcaaagtcGTAACAAGTGCAAGCATAGAGCTTCTTTCATGCATATTCTGCGGATGCATTCGGAAGTGAGAGTTTTTTCacgatgattgacatatcatatGGTCTGgtctttttcaaaaatactacacttgcaaaaaataaagttttgttttcgttattattgattgtatttttttttatagtatatGACGATATATATTGTATTtcttctggaaagctgagagttttatacataacatatccaaacatTAGAGATATGTTCTTTTTCTTtcataaattatgatttttcaaagataatgatgatttttcaaaggtaaTAAAGATGGTCCGTAAAAtcaattttccccctttttccaaaaatgattgtaTTTAGAaattcgtaacttttgaacaactagaCCAATCCAGAtgttcaacatatcaaattaaagccaattagctattattttcttatattatAGATTAGCTGCTTATTGTTGTAAAATGGCATTTTTAATGCACAATGGTTTCTTGCATGCAAACCAGCGAACACAATATGGTTCAAATAATGCTGATGCGATTCAAATACTGCTGAGGCTAAAAGCAGCACAGCATATAATGCTGATTTTATTACCTCTTTATTACCTTTGTAGATGGAGGGTTTTTTTTAAGCACAACATCTTTTTATTGGAAGAAAGTAAAACTGTAAACAGTAAATCTCATTGACGAGTCTGGCACGTGAAATTATTACATAGGGTTGAATGACTTTTCCTCAACGCTTTGGAAAAACCACGGGATCTGAATTGATTTAAATCgtcaatgatttaaaaaaaatacaataaagggaattataaaatttacagaaaaattataaaaattacaaaacttttaaaaattacagaaattacaaaaattacaacaattacaaaaattacaatcgtcaatgatttaaaaaaaaatacaataaagggaattataaaatttacaaaaaaattacaaaaattaaaaaaattacaaaaattacagaaattacaaaaattacaaaaattacaaaaattacaaaaattacaaaaattacaaaaattacaaaaattacaaaaattacaaaaattacaaaaattacaaaaattacaaaaattacaaaaattacaaaaattacaaaaattacaaaaattacaaaaattacaaaaattacaaaaattacaaaaattacaaaaattacaaaaattacaaaaatttaaaaaaatacaaaaattacaaaaaatacaaaaattacaaaaattacaaaaattacaaaaattaaaaaaattacaacaattacaaaaattacaaaaattacaaaaattacaaaaattacaaaaattacaaaaattacaaaaattacaaaaattacaaaaattacaaaaattacaaaaattacaaaaattacaaaaattacaaaaattacaaaaattacaaaaattacaaaaattacaaaaattacaaaaattacaaaaattacaaaaattacaaaaattacaaaaattacaaaaattacaaaaattacaaaaattacaaaaattacaaaaattacaaaaattacaaaaattacaaaaattacaaaaattacaaaaattacaaaaattacaaaaattacaaaaattacaaaaattacaaaaattacaaaaattacaaaaattacaaaaattacaaaaattacaaaaattacaaaaattacaaaaattacaaaaattacaaaaattacaaaaattacaaaaattacaaaaattacaaaaattagaaaaaatacaaaaattacaaaaattacaaaaattacaaaaattacaaaaattacaaaaattacaaaaattacaaaaattacaaaaattacaaaaattacaaaaattacaaaaattacaaaaattacaaaaattacaaaaattacaaaaattacaaaaattacaaaaatttaaaaaaatacaaaaattacaaaaaatacaaaaattacaaaaattacaaaaattacaaaaattaaaaaaattacaacaattacaaaaattacaaaaattacaaaaattacaaaaattacaaaaattacaaaaattacaaaaattacaaaaattacaaaaattacaaaaattacaaaaattacaaaaattacaaaaattacaaaaattacaaaaattacaaaaattacaaaaattacaaaaattacaaaaattacaaaaattacaaaaattacaaaaattacaaaaattacaaaaattacaaaaattacaaaaattacaaaaattacaaaaattacaaaaattacaaaaattacaaaaattacaaaaattacaaaaattacaaaaattacaaaaattacaaaaattacaaaaattacaaaaattacaaaaattacaaaaattacaaaaattacaaaaattacaaaaattacaaaaattacaaaaattacaaaaattacaaaaattacaaaaattacaaaaattacaaaaattacaaaaattacaaaaattacaaaaattacaaaaattacaaaaattacaaaaattacaaaaattacaaaaattacaaaaattacaaaaattacaaaaattacaaaaattacaaaaattacaaaaattacaaaaattacaaaaattacaaaaattacaaaaattacaaaaattacaaaaattacaaaaattacaaaaattacaaaaattacaaaaattagaaaaaatacgaaaattacaaaaattacaaaaattacaaaaattacaaaaattacaaaaattacaaaaattacaacaattacaaaaattacaaaaattacaaaaattacaaaaattacaaaaattacaaaaattacaaaaattacaaaaattacaaaaattacaaaaattacaaaaattacaaaaattacaaaaattacaaaaattacaaaaattacaaaaattacaaaaattacaaaaattacaaaaattacaaaaattacaaaaattacaaaaattacaaaaattacaaaaattacaaaaattacaaaaattacaaaaactacaaaaattacaaaaattacaaaaattacaaaaattacaaaaattacaaaaattacaaaaattacaaaaattacaaaaattacaaaaattacaaaaattacaaaaattacaaaaattacaaaaattacaaaaattacaaaaattacaaaaattacaaaaattacaaaaattacaaaaattacaaaaattacaaaaattacaaaaattacaaaaattacaaaaattacaaaaattacaaaaattacaaaaattacaaaaattacaaaaattacaaaaattacaaaaattacaaaaattacaaaaattacaaaaattacaaaaattacaaaaattacaaaaattacaaaaattacaaaaattacaaaaattacaaaaattacaaaaattacaaaaattacaaaaattacaaaaattacaaaaattacaaaaattacaaaaattacaaaaattacaaaaattacaaacgtATTTcattacgtttcccgattttttgaaaagagtaaaatttgaaaaatttcatttttaaagtttcatgcgatagagagatgcctgtagattgtatccatataaatttgacatgaatcggttcagtagaacttgaaatatcgtgtacgccagtttgaaagaACTAGTTTAAAGAAGAACGCGTGTGAAGTTCATGGTTATGACCGtgccaggttagataccgcatcacctCAAATTGCTCTAACTTGGTAAAAAATAgggtcctttctagggtatattcttgaatgcctaaactacagaaatatgaaggaaaaaaaatatttttttcttcaaatttctagactagaatactgccttaaaagACATTAAACAGAGAATGAATAGAGAATTAATTGAGAATCAACAGAGAGTTTACAGTGAATTTACAGATAAtcgacgaaaaattgacagatatTTAGcacattattaatgaaaaattaacaGAGGATTAACAAAGAATCAACAGAGAACTGATATTAACAGAGAATGAATGAACAGAGATTTATGTGGAGGTCTTTCGGATAAGAGAGAACTACACTCTCTCAGATCGTGTAAGTGACTGCTAcctaatttagtttttcccttctTGTTAGTTCACACATCTTTATTATCTACGGAGTAGGTTTTTATGCCGAGGATGCCGATCATAGCACAACCCTTGTCATGCTTATGGATTTGCCACCCATGTGGCTGTATCCTCAGATAAGCATGACGAAGCGATAGTGATCGTAGGACGAACAGATCATAAAAGACGTCTCGCTATGTTTATGAATTTACCTCCCATGAGGCTAAATCCTAAATAAACAATGTCGAGACGATAATGATCGTTCGTACCATAACATTTAGCAGAGAATGAGCGGAGAATAAACAGAGAATAAACAGAGAATAAACAGAGAATTAACGAAGAATTAACTGAGAATAACAGAAGATTAACAGGAAGTTGATGGAGAGATTGAAAAGAAAATTGACAGAGAAGCTACAGATCATTGATAgaaatttaacgaaaaatcaATGAAGGGATAACAAAGAATCAATAGAGAATTAGGACGGAATTAACAGAGGATTAACAGATAATTAACGAACTGTTGACAAAGATTTAGCAGCGAATTAATAGAGAATTGACGAAGGATTAACAGAGAATCAACAGAGAATTGATATCGACAGTGAATGGAAGAAGAATTAACAGAAAGCAGAGAATAAACAGATAATAAACAGAGAATTAACGAAGAATTAACAGAGGATTAACAGAGAATTAATGGAGAATTCACAGAGAGTTAACGAAGAGTTGACAGATATTCAACAGGAAATTAACAGAGAAGCCACAGATCACTGAAAgaaatttaacgaaaaatcaATGAAGGAATAACAGAGAATCAATTGAGAATTAGCACGGGATTGACAGAGAGCTAATAAAGAATTAATAGAGAATCAACAGAGAATTTATAGAGGATTAACAGATAATTTACGA carries:
- the LOC129782200 gene encoding uncharacterized protein LOC129782200 isoform X2, coding for MRIVRLFAVFGIAYYGRIECAKQTKTFPGAETVIPAFIGQVLPGIIGVITGGGGGSIIPPVSISHSTSVATSVANKPIAVSGSISTSANTSAGSHASVGHGSTVSVSSSTGTSAFRSLSSRWRKFFKNIT
- the LOC129782200 gene encoding uncharacterized protein LOC129782200 isoform X1; amino-acid sequence: MRIVRLFAVFGIAYYGRIECAKQTKTFPGAETVIPAFIGQVLPGIIGVITGGGGGSIIPPVSISHSTSVATSVANKPIAVSHSGSISTSANTSAGSHASVGHGSTVSVSSSTGTSAFRSLSSRWRKFFKNIT